The Acetomicrobium flavidum genome window below encodes:
- the gap gene encoding type I glyceraldehyde-3-phosphate dehydrogenase, producing MAKRVAINGFGRIGRLCMRAMMQYDTQKLCEVVAINDLASPEVLGYLFKYDSVHRRYPGNVEVEGDSIVVDGHKIKVFAEPDPTKLPWKDLGVDIVVESTGRFTDGEKAKAHIAAGAKKVIISAPASNEDITIVMGVNEDKYDPSKHVIISNASCTTNCLAPVVKVLHKEFGVLRGLMTTAHSYTNDQVTLDFPHKKDPARGRAAALSIIPTSTGAAKAIGKVIPELKGLLNGIALRVPTPDVSIVDLVAELKRPVTVEEVNAAMKKYAEGELKGILAYEPGPLVSADFIGDPHSAIFMPNETMVIDTMVKVFAWYDNEWGYSCRLVDLVNYVARAL from the coding sequence ATGGCAAAAAGGGTTGCTATAAACGGTTTCGGAAGAATTGGTCGTTTGTGCATGAGAGCCATGATGCAGTACGATACTCAGAAGCTGTGCGAGGTTGTGGCCATAAACGATCTGGCATCTCCTGAGGTGCTTGGTTATCTGTTCAAGTACGACTCGGTGCATCGTCGTTATCCCGGAAATGTCGAGGTCGAAGGAGACAGCATAGTTGTCGACGGCCATAAGATCAAGGTATTTGCAGAGCCAGATCCTACAAAACTTCCGTGGAAGGACTTAGGCGTGGACATCGTCGTCGAATCTACGGGCCGATTTACCGATGGAGAAAAGGCAAAGGCGCATATAGCCGCCGGCGCCAAGAAAGTCATAATATCGGCTCCGGCATCCAATGAAGATATAACCATCGTCATGGGCGTCAACGAGGACAAATATGACCCTTCAAAGCACGTAATAATCTCTAATGCATCATGCACGACAAACTGCCTGGCTCCGGTCGTAAAGGTTTTGCACAAGGAGTTCGGAGTCCTTCGAGGCCTTATGACTACGGCCCACTCCTATACCAATGACCAGGTAACGCTCGACTTTCCGCACAAGAAGGACCCGGCTCGCGGAAGGGCAGCGGCACTTTCTATAATTCCCACGTCTACCGGTGCCGCCAAGGCCATAGGTAAGGTAATACCGGAGCTAAAGGGATTGCTCAACGGAATTGCCCTGCGCGTTCCTACGCCTGACGTCTCGATCGTAGACCTAGTCGCAGAGTTGAAAAGGCCGGTTACGGTGGAAGAGGTCAATGCTGCCATGAAGAAATACGCTGAAGGCGAATTAAAGGGCATATTGGCCTATGAACCCGGCCCCCTTGTCTCCGCCGACTTCATCGGAGATCCTCATTCCGCCATATTTATGCCAAACGAGACCATGGTCATAGATACGATGGTCAAGGTCTTTGCCTGGTACGATAACGAATGGGGTTATTCCTGCAGATTGGTGGATCTTGTAAACTACGTCGCAAGGGCTCTTTAA
- a CDS encoding phosphoglycerate kinase has protein sequence MPLRIPEAKDVAGKKVLVRVDFNVPMKDGAVTDDTRIKAHLETLKFLRDSGAFISLVSHLGRPKEGKDPEFSLKPVADHLGNVTGWKVRFVPDCIGVAVEEAVASQSQDEILVLENVRFYKEETKNDPSFAKKLARPFEVFVMDAFSAAHRAHASTRGVADYLKPFAGFLVKKEIEALSVVRDNPMHPYVLILGGAKVSDKIGVIENLLSKVDHIVIGGGMAYTFLKAKGHGIGKSLCEEDKIEYAKKMLSLADSKGVKIHLPFDSVIADEIKDGVTAQVVDVEKGIPDDMMGLDIGPKTAKAFCDVIKEANTVFWNGPMGVFELETFRAGTKNVAMAVAEVTKRGGHTVVGGGDTAAAVNLLGFSEQMTHVSTGGGASLEFMEGKMLPGIEPLIL, from the coding sequence ATGCCCCTGAGGATCCCCGAAGCCAAAGATGTAGCGGGCAAAAAGGTATTGGTTAGAGTCGATTTCAATGTGCCAATGAAGGATGGCGCGGTAACGGATGATACGCGCATTAAGGCCCATCTTGAGACATTAAAATTCTTGAGGGACAGTGGCGCATTCATCTCTTTGGTCTCCCACCTGGGGAGACCAAAGGAGGGGAAGGATCCGGAGTTTTCGCTTAAGCCAGTAGCGGATCATTTGGGCAATGTAACTGGCTGGAAGGTGCGATTCGTTCCGGATTGCATTGGTGTGGCAGTTGAAGAGGCGGTGGCATCGCAGTCGCAGGATGAGATTTTGGTCCTGGAAAACGTCCGTTTCTACAAGGAGGAGACTAAAAACGATCCATCCTTTGCCAAAAAGCTCGCACGGCCCTTCGAGGTATTCGTCATGGATGCCTTCAGCGCTGCCCATAGAGCACACGCATCAACTCGAGGAGTGGCGGATTACCTTAAGCCCTTTGCAGGATTCTTGGTCAAGAAGGAGATAGAGGCTCTAAGCGTGGTAAGGGACAATCCCATGCATCCCTATGTGTTGATCCTTGGCGGTGCCAAGGTATCCGATAAGATCGGCGTCATCGAAAACCTCCTTTCAAAAGTCGATCATATAGTGATCGGCGGCGGCATGGCCTATACATTCCTCAAGGCAAAAGGTCATGGAATAGGAAAGTCCTTATGTGAGGAGGATAAAATCGAGTACGCCAAAAAAATGTTGTCCCTTGCCGATAGCAAGGGGGTCAAGATTCATCTGCCCTTTGATTCCGTCATTGCCGATGAGATAAAAGATGGCGTGACTGCTCAAGTTGTCGATGTCGAAAAGGGCATACCCGACGACATGATGGGACTGGACATTGGGCCAAAGACCGCCAAGGCCTTCTGCGACGTCATAAAAGAGGCCAATACCGTGTTCTGGAACGGCCCTATGGGCGTATTCGAGCTTGAGACCTTCAGGGCAGGCACTAAAAACGTCGCTATGGCAGTAGCCGAAGTCACTAAAAGAGGAGGTCATACCGTCGTAGGCGGAGGCGATACGGCGGCGGCGGTGAACTTGCTTGGATTTTCCGAGCAGATGACCCATGTGTCGACGGGTGGCGGAGCAAGCCTCGAGTTCATGGAAGGGAAAATGCTTCCCGGCATAGAGCCGTTGATCCTTTAG
- the tpiA gene encoding triose-phosphate isomerase: MKKRIPFFAGNWKMNKGPSETERFIRELATAIVGDEAVFGAVKANEIEIGVFPPFVSLERAKSAIESANALISLGAQNMHWEDSGAFTGEVSGTMIKETGCKYVILGHSERRHIFGETDDMIEMKMRKAIALGIKPVLCVGETLEERDKGMTKSVVEGQLKEAFKALGTPQTFEIGVVIAYEPVWAIGTGRKASDEDAQRVCAFIRSFLESNFGSHVAQAVRILYGGSVKPDNAMGLMSQQDIDGALIGGASLDVSSFIGIIKNAMTSNA; this comes from the coding sequence ATGAAAAAGCGCATTCCTTTTTTTGCCGGCAATTGGAAGATGAACAAGGGACCGTCTGAAACCGAAAGGTTCATTAGAGAATTGGCCACCGCTATAGTTGGAGATGAAGCTGTTTTTGGGGCAGTAAAGGCCAATGAAATTGAGATTGGCGTCTTTCCGCCCTTCGTAAGCCTGGAACGCGCAAAGAGCGCCATAGAATCAGCGAACGCCTTGATATCCCTAGGCGCTCAAAACATGCATTGGGAAGATAGCGGTGCCTTTACGGGCGAGGTTTCCGGCACGATGATCAAGGAAACGGGGTGTAAATACGTAATCCTTGGACATAGTGAAAGGCGTCACATATTTGGCGAGACCGACGATATGATTGAAATGAAGATGAGGAAGGCGATTGCCTTAGGCATCAAGCCGGTTCTGTGCGTAGGAGAGACCTTGGAAGAAAGGGATAAAGGAATGACCAAATCCGTGGTGGAGGGGCAACTGAAGGAGGCCTTTAAAGCCCTTGGAACGCCTCAAACTTTCGAAATAGGTGTAGTTATAGCTTACGAGCCAGTTTGGGCCATTGGGACGGGCCGTAAAGCCAGCGATGAGGACGCTCAAAGGGTGTGTGCCTTCATAAGGAGCTTTTTAGAAAGCAACTTCGGCTCGCACGTCGCTCAAGCGGTCCGCATCCTTTATGGTGGAAGCGTCAAGCCGGACAACGCCATGGGCTTGATGTCTCAACAGGATATCGACGGAGCTTTGATTGGCGGCGCATCACTGGATGTCAGCAGTTTTATTGGCATAATCAAAAATGCCATGACTTCAAACGCATAG
- the rsfS gene encoding ribosome silencing factor, translating into MNILKEDLVRRYGWIPKVLASKKAKDIISIDISEVSGFADVFFITSSISDAHMKALLDIVTEALDERHVEYIVEGKNSNLWRLIDCGDVIIHIFSSEGREFYNLERIWGDAPQLQYDEDGEILSTASVC; encoded by the coding sequence TTGAACATCCTTAAGGAGGATTTGGTAAGGCGGTATGGGTGGATACCCAAGGTCTTAGCCTCAAAAAAGGCCAAAGATATCATTTCGATAGACATAAGTGAGGTATCCGGCTTTGCTGATGTCTTTTTCATCACAAGCAGTATCTCCGACGCTCATATGAAGGCGCTTTTAGATATCGTGACGGAAGCTCTTGACGAGCGCCATGTGGAATACATCGTCGAGGGTAAAAATAGCAACCTGTGGCGCCTTATAGACTGTGGCGACGTGATAATTCATATATTCAGCTCCGAAGGTCGCGAGTTTTATAACCTGGAGCGCATTTGGGGAGACGCGCCTCAATTACAATATGATGAAGACGGCGAAATCCTTTCGACGGCCAGCGTATGTTAA